The Enhydrobacter sp. sequence TGGCCCGCCATCCGCGACTGGCTGAAGCGCCATCCGCAGCAGGGCCGCGACGTGATGCGCAAGAACGAGCGCTATATCTTCTTCAAGGATACGCGCTCGGCGGCGCCGACCGGGTCGGAAGGGGTGCCGCTCACCGCACAGCGTAGCCTGGCGGTCGATACCGCCTTCACGCCCTATGGCACGCCGGTCTGGATCGAGACGGTGCGTCCCGTTGCCGGCAAGCCAGGCGCCACCGAGAGCTATCGCCGCCTGATGGTGGTGCAGGACAGCGGAACGGCAATCAAGGGGCCGGCGCGCGGCGACGTGTTCTTCGGCTCGTCCGCGCGGGCCGCGGAGTGGGCCGGGCGCATGGTGAGCGGCGGCCGCGCCATCGTGCTGGTGCCGTACAAGGGTTGACCGCGCCCCTTGCGGAACGGCAGGCTCGTGTCCGCGGTCGCGAAGGGCACATGAGGCGTTGCGCGCGAATTTTCACGCTGCCATGGTGGCCGCGTGAGCACGCCGCCAGAAGTTCGCCCTGCCCCGCCTCGCCGTGTCGCGCTGTTCGTCACGTGTCTCGTCGACCTGTTCCGGCCCGCGGTCGGCTTCGCGGCGGTCAAGCTGCTCGAGCAAGCGGGCTGCACGGTCGAAGTCCCGCCGCTGCAGGTCTGTTGCGGCCAGCCGGCCTACAATTCGGGCGATCGCGCCAGCACGCGGGCAATTGCTGCGCAGGTGATCGATGCCTTCGCGGGGTTCGAGGCGGTGGTGGTGCCGTCGGGCTCCTGTGGCGGCATGCTGGTGCATCATTATCCGGGTCTCTTCGATGACGATCCCGGAATGAAGGCGCGGGCGGAGGATCTCGCGCGCCGCAGTCATGAGCTCACCTCGTTTCTGGTCGACGTCCTGGGCGTGAAGACCGTGGCGGCGCGCTACGACGGCACCGTCACCTATCACGATTCCTGCTCGGGCTTGCGCGAGCTCGGCGTCAAGGAGCAGCCGCGCCGGCTGCTGGCATCGGTCGAGGGATTGCGGCTGCGCGAGATGCAGACACCCGAGATTTGCTGCGGCTTCGGCGGCACGTTCTGCGTGAAGTACCCCGACATCTCCAACGCCATGGTGGGCGAGAAGTCGGCCGACGTCGTCGCGACCGGGGCGGATACGCTGCTGGCCGGCGATCTCGGCTGCCTCATGAACATGGCGGGCAAGCTTCAGCGCGAGGGGCGGCATGTACGTGTGCGTCACGTCGCCGAAGTGCTGGCGGGCATGGGCGATATTGCGGCCATCGGCGAGCCGGAGGCGAAGCGCTGATGCAGTCCACGGCTCACGACTTCAAGGACAATGTAGGCGCCGCGCTCGCCGATCCCAACCTGCAGGATTCTCTCGCGAAGCTGAAGGTCGGCTTTTCCGAGCGCCGCCGCCAGGCGGCGGAGCGGCTGCCCGAATTCGAGGCGCTGCGCGATCGTGCCCGTGACATCAAGGATCATGCGCTTGCCAACCTCGACTTCTACCTCGAGGAGTTCGAGCGCAAGGTCATGGCGCTTGGCGGTCATGTGCATTGGGCGCCGACGGCGGCGGACGCACGACAGATCATCGGCGAGCTGTGCCGAAGCGTCGGCGCGCGCACGGTCGCAAAGTCGAAGTCGATGGTGGCCGAGGAGATCGCCCTCAACGAGCATCTGGAAGCGCTGGGCATCGCGCCGATCGAGACCGATCTCGGCGAATACATCATCCAGCTTCGGCATGAGCCGCCGAGCCATATCATCGCGCCCGCCGTTCATCTGACCAAGGATCAGGTCGCCGATACGTTCCTGGAGCATCACGCGCCGCTCGGCTTCACCAGGAGACTGACCGAGCGCAACGATCTGGTCGCGGAAGCCCGACACGTGCTGAGGCAGAAGTTTCTCGATGCCGATGTCGGGCTCACCGGGGCGAATTTCCTGGTGGCCGAGACCGGCTCGTCGATGCTGGTAACCAACGAGGGCAATGCCGATCTCTCCAATACGCTGCCCAAGATGCACATCGTGCTGGCCAGCATCGAGAAGGTGATCCCGACGCTGGAGGACGCCGCTGTGCTGCTGCGCGTGCTGGCGCGTTCGGCGACCGGCCAGGAGTCCTCGGCGTACACGACGCTCAATACCGGCCCCAAGCGCAACGACGACCTCGACGGGCCGTCGGCCTATCACGTCGTCCTGCTCGACAACGGCCGCTCGTCGGTGCTGGGCACCAAGATGCAGGATATGCTGCGTTGCATCCGCTGCGGCGCCTGCATGAACCATTGTCCGGTCTATGGCGCAATCGGCGGCCATGCCTACGGCTGGGTCTATCCCGGGCCGATCGGAGCGGTGCTGACGCCGCAACTGATCGGTGTCGAGGAAGCCGGCGACCTGCCCAACGCCTCGACCTTCTGCGGCCGTTGCGAAAGCGTCTGCCCGGTGCGCATTCCCCTGCCCCGCCTGATGCGACACTGGCGCGAGCGCGAGTTCGAGCGGCATCTGACACCCTGGACAGCGCGTCAGGGGCTGGCCCTGTGGGCGTGGTTCGCCCGCCGGCCGCGGCTCTACCGCGGCATGGCGCAGATCGCCAATCGCATGCTGGCGATGTGCGGGCGCGCCGAGGGGCGTTACCGGATGCTGCCGTTGGCCGGGGGCTGGACGCGCTTTCGCGATTTCCCCGCTCCGCCGCCCGGGGGCACGTTCCACGCGCAGTGGGCCCGGACCGGAGGCAAGCGCCCGTGAACGACGCGAACACATCTGCGCGGGCGCAGATCCTGGGCAGCCTTCGTCGGTCGTTGCGACGCGGCCCGCTCGAAGGAGCCGCGCGCCAGGCGGTCGAGCAACGCCTAGCCGACCCGCCACGTGGGCCGGCCGTCGCACGGGCCGACCTTCCGCAGGCCGGGAAAGTCGCCCTCTTCTGCCAGTGGGCCGACGCCAACAATGCCACCGTCGCGCGTGTCGCCGCCGCGGACGTGCCGGGCGAGGTCGCGGCCTATCTGGCGCGCAACAATCTGCCGTCGGAGGCGGCCATGGCGCCCTCGCCGCAACTTGACCGCTACGACTGGTCGAGCCAGAGGATGCTTGCCCTGCGGCGCGGCCGTGGCGATGCCCGCGATCAGGTGTCGATCACGGGTGCTTTCGCTGGCATCGCCGAAACCGGGACTCTGGTGATGACGTCGGGACCCGGCCATCCGGTGTCGCTCAACCTGCTGCCCGACACGCATATCGTGGTGCTGCGCGAGGACGATATCGTGGGCGGCTACGAGGATGTCTGGACCAGGCTGCGCGCCCGCTACGGCAAAAACAACATGCCGCGCACCGTCAACACCATCACCGGCCCGTCGCGCACCGGCGATATCGAGCAAACGATCGAGCTCGGGGCGCATGGTCCGCGCCGCATGCATATCGTGGTGGTGCGCGATTGAGGCGCGGGTCGATGCCCGCAAATGGCCGGCCAACCGACCGTCGGGGCGAACTGCGGGTCGTCGGCACCACAATGGCGCGCGAGATCGACGGGCTGCTCGACGATGTTGCCCAAGCCCTCGGGCGACGCCGTCCGAGGGTCCTGCAGGTCGGCGCGCGCCGGTCTGTCTCGGATCGCAACGAACGGAACTGGCGGACCCTGGTCGGTCACCGGTTTGGGGCGCGGACACGGTTCGTTGGGATCGACCTTGTTCCCGGCGACGGCGTCGACAGTGTGCTCGATATCTGCGGCGCACCGCGGAACCTGAAGGCGACACTTGGCCCTGAGCCGTTCGATCTGGTGATCTGCTGCCACATGCTCGAACATGCCCGAGCACCGATGCGGGCGGCACGCAACATCGAGAACCTGCTGAAACCCGGAGGCTTCGCCTTCGTCGCCACGCCGTGGTCGCAGGCATTCCACGCCGCGCCGGACGACTATTGGCGCTTCTCGGTGCGCGGGCTTGCCCTGCTGTTCACCCGTCTCGACTTCCTGACGGCCTTCTACAGCGGCGGCGACGTCGGCCTCGACGTGGCCTATCGCGTGGAGCGCGACGGGCGGCCGGATCTCGAGGCCCGTGCCGGCGCCGTCGAGCAAGGCCTGTTCCAGATCGTGCTCGACCACGAGGACAACCGCGACGTTCTCAGCCGGCAGGCTACGGAACGCCTGCCCGTGTCCCGCACCTACCTTCCGACCTTGTTCGTCAACGCCGTGGGGCGGCGGCGATAGGTTTTGGTGCGCCGGTGGTACGCGCTCGCCGACGTGACGTCCGAGCCGGCAAAAGAAAAGAGCGGGCCTTCGCCCGCTCTTTCCGTCTCGGTCCAGTCGGTTGCGACTAGAAGCGGAAGTCCATGCCCAGCAGGGCAGCCCAAGACTGGCCGGCCACTGCGTTCGACGGACCCTGCAGGTTGTTGAAGATCAGGCCGCCGATCATCTTCACGCCCGGTCCGAGCGCGTAGTTGGCGCCAACCTCGATCTTCGACGCCGTTTCCGTGCCGAACCTCAGCGAGGTCGGGCTGGTGCCGAACGCCGCAGCGAACGTCGCCGGTCGGAAGACCGTGCAGGCCGTGTCGCCGGTGGCGCAGTTGACGGCAGTCAAGCTGCCGTTGCCGTTGTTGTTGTAG is a genomic window containing:
- a CDS encoding (Fe-S)-binding protein, giving the protein MSTPPEVRPAPPRRVALFVTCLVDLFRPAVGFAAVKLLEQAGCTVEVPPLQVCCGQPAYNSGDRASTRAIAAQVIDAFAGFEAVVVPSGSCGGMLVHHYPGLFDDDPGMKARAEDLARRSHELTSFLVDVLGVKTVAARYDGTVTYHDSCSGLRELGVKEQPRRLLASVEGLRLREMQTPEICCGFGGTFCVKYPDISNAMVGEKSADVVATGADTLLAGDLGCLMNMAGKLQREGRHVRVRHVAEVLAGMGDIAAIGEPEAKR
- a CDS encoding lactate utilization protein, producing MNDANTSARAQILGSLRRSLRRGPLEGAARQAVEQRLADPPRGPAVARADLPQAGKVALFCQWADANNATVARVAAADVPGEVAAYLARNNLPSEAAMAPSPQLDRYDWSSQRMLALRRGRGDARDQVSITGAFAGIAETGTLVMTSGPGHPVSLNLLPDTHIVVLREDDIVGGYEDVWTRLRARYGKNNMPRTVNTITGPSRTGDIEQTIELGAHGPRRMHIVVVRD
- a CDS encoding methyltransferase domain-containing protein yields the protein MPANGRPTDRRGELRVVGTTMAREIDGLLDDVAQALGRRRPRVLQVGARRSVSDRNERNWRTLVGHRFGARTRFVGIDLVPGDGVDSVLDICGAPRNLKATLGPEPFDLVICCHMLEHARAPMRAARNIENLLKPGGFAFVATPWSQAFHAAPDDYWRFSVRGLALLFTRLDFLTAFYSGGDVGLDVAYRVERDGRPDLEARAGAVEQGLFQIVLDHEDNRDVLSRQATERLPVSRTYLPTLFVNAVGRRR
- a CDS encoding LutB/LldF family L-lactate oxidation iron-sulfur protein encodes the protein MQSTAHDFKDNVGAALADPNLQDSLAKLKVGFSERRRQAAERLPEFEALRDRARDIKDHALANLDFYLEEFERKVMALGGHVHWAPTAADARQIIGELCRSVGARTVAKSKSMVAEEIALNEHLEALGIAPIETDLGEYIIQLRHEPPSHIIAPAVHLTKDQVADTFLEHHAPLGFTRRLTERNDLVAEARHVLRQKFLDADVGLTGANFLVAETGSSMLVTNEGNADLSNTLPKMHIVLASIEKVIPTLEDAAVLLRVLARSATGQESSAYTTLNTGPKRNDDLDGPSAYHVVLLDNGRSSVLGTKMQDMLRCIRCGACMNHCPVYGAIGGHAYGWVYPGPIGAVLTPQLIGVEEAGDLPNASTFCGRCESVCPVRIPLPRLMRHWREREFERHLTPWTARQGLALWAWFARRPRLYRGMAQIANRMLAMCGRAEGRYRMLPLAGGWTRFRDFPAPPPGGTFHAQWARTGGKRP